One genomic window of Plasmodium relictum strain SGS1 genome assembly, contig: PRELSG_00_v1_58, whole genome shotgun sequence includes the following:
- a CDS encoding fam-j protein, with protein MEKLRQYLNKPYKKNSLKEIYDFLLEEEKNIMYYYNEASKIFNLNLNDKNQNGIAFNDLINKESTANNLFSLYEILMKLIGGLLIKKQLFMIMEMRKSLLSMNSSKARRYISHGTRQILRKEYQLNLLSQIEKEKYDIKRIQVSNSLVDKINGIIPILYFICNVKSKDKDRTNLNNKKRDNTENVLLALYYANQRLFEVTENEIK; from the exons ATGGAAAAATTAAgacaatatttaaataaaccctataaaaaaaattctttaaaagaGATTTACGATTTTTTATTAGAGGAAGAAAAGAATATTATGTACTACTATAATGAAGCatctaaaatttttaatttgaatttaaATGACAAAAATCAGAATGGAATAGCTTTCaatgatttaataaataaagaaagtactgcaaataatttattctcTCTTTATGAAATCCTTATGAAATTAATTGGAGGTTTATTAATTAAGAAACAATTATTCATGATTATGGAAATGCGTAAATCATTATTAAGTATGAATTCATCGAAGGCAAGGAGATATATTTCACATGGAACAAGACAAATTTTAAGAAAGGAATACCAATTAAATTTACTTTCtcaaatagaaaaagaaaaat ATGATATAAAACGTATTCAAGTATCAAATTCTTTagtagataaaataaatggaaTTATAccaattttatatttcatttgtAATGTAAAAAGTAAAGATAAAGATAGAACTAatcttaataataaaaaaagggaTAATACGGAAAATGTTTTGCTTGCACTATATTATGCCAACCAAAGGCTTTTCGAAGTTactgaaaatgaaataaaataa